One region of Corynebacterium capitovis DSM 44611 genomic DNA includes:
- a CDS encoding PFL family protein yields MAVDFDFKSSHILDVIHMIEDYRLDIRTVTMGISLIGCTRSSMEETCRAVYDVVSTRAARLVEVCEGIERELGIPIVNKRISVSPISLVAAGVDGNPVDLARTLDRAARELGVNFVGGYSALVEKGATASDMRLIRSIPEALSDTEAVCGSVNVATSRAGINMDAVRTMGEVIKEAAELTKDRSSIACAKLVVFANAVGDNPFMAGAFHGIEEPDTVVSVGVSGPGVVDHAIGSLEGASLNEVAEEIKKAAFKITRAGQLVGTMASERLGVPFGIVDLSLAPTAEVGDSVAHILERMGLDQVGTHGTTAALALLNDAVKKGGMMACSRVGGLSGSFIPVSEDQGMIDAVRAGSISMDKLEAMTSICSVGFDMIAIPGDTSAELIAGMIADEAAIGVMNHKTTAARLIPVPDTAPGDEVNFGGLLGYAPVIPVSQVGNATFIQRGGFIPAPVHGFRN; encoded by the coding sequence ATGGCCGTCGATTTCGACTTCAAGTCCAGTCACATCCTCGATGTCATCCACATGATCGAGGACTATCGCCTAGACATCCGAACGGTAACGATGGGCATCTCCCTTATCGGGTGCACCCGCAGCTCGATGGAAGAGACGTGTCGTGCCGTCTACGACGTGGTGAGTACCCGCGCGGCCAGACTGGTCGAGGTGTGCGAGGGTATCGAGCGTGAGCTGGGCATACCGATCGTGAACAAGCGGATCTCGGTTTCGCCCATCAGCCTGGTGGCGGCAGGTGTCGACGGTAACCCCGTCGACCTAGCACGCACCCTCGACCGCGCTGCCCGCGAGCTCGGTGTCAACTTTGTGGGAGGGTACTCGGCGCTCGTCGAAAAGGGAGCGACTGCCTCGGATATGCGTCTCATCCGCTCCATCCCGGAAGCCCTCAGCGACACCGAGGCCGTGTGCGGTTCCGTCAACGTCGCGACGTCACGGGCGGGGATCAACATGGACGCGGTGCGCACCATGGGTGAGGTGATCAAGGAGGCCGCCGAGCTCACCAAAGACCGCTCCTCCATTGCGTGCGCGAAGCTCGTCGTCTTCGCCAATGCGGTCGGAGACAACCCGTTCATGGCCGGGGCGTTTCACGGGATCGAGGAGCCGGACACCGTCGTATCCGTGGGTGTATCCGGGCCCGGCGTCGTCGACCACGCGATCGGATCCCTCGAGGGCGCCAGCCTGAATGAGGTTGCGGAAGAAATCAAGAAGGCAGCGTTCAAGATCACGCGGGCGGGCCAGCTGGTGGGCACGATGGCGTCGGAAAGACTCGGCGTCCCCTTTGGCATCGTGGACCTCTCTCTGGCTCCCACCGCCGAGGTTGGGGACTCCGTGGCCCACATCCTGGAGCGCATGGGTCTAGACCAAGTGGGCACCCATGGGACGACCGCGGCCCTCGCGCTGCTCAATGACGCCGTGAAGAAGGGCGGCATGATGGCGTGTTCGCGCGTGGGCGGTTTGTCAGGTTCCTTTATCCCCGTGTCGGAGGATCAGGGGATGATCGACGCCGTGCGGGCTGGTTCCATTTCCATGGACAAGCTTGAGGCGATGACCTCGATCTGCTCGGTTGGCTTCGACATGATTGCGATCCCCGGAGACACATCAGCTGAGCTCATCGCCGGCATGATTGCCGACGAGGCCGCGATCGGCGTGATGAACCACAAGACCACCGCCGCGCGCCTCATCCCCGTACCCGACACCGCTCCAGGCGACGAGGTCAACTTCGGCGGCCTGCTAGGGTACGCGCCGGTCATCCCGGTCAGTCAGGTGGGCAATGCGACGTTCATTCAACGCGGGGGGTTCATCCCCGCCCCGGTTCACGGTTTCCGAAACTGA
- a CDS encoding ACT domain-containing protein produces the protein MHAIITTTGADRVGIIAGVAGAAAENGLNILDLSQTIMDDYFTMVMRVETTKDGADGPDVSTLQERFDEVGARLGVIVRIQSEALFTAMNEV, from the coding sequence ATGCACGCAATTATTACGACTACGGGCGCGGACCGCGTCGGCATCATCGCCGGCGTTGCGGGAGCGGCAGCGGAAAATGGGCTCAACATCCTCGACCTGTCGCAGACAATCATGGATGACTACTTCACCATGGTCATGCGAGTGGAAACCACCAAGGACGGTGCCGACGGCCCCGACGTCTCCACGCTCCAAGAACGCTTCGATGAGGTGGGAGCGCGCCTGGGAGTTATCGTCCGCATCCAGTCCGAGGCACTGTTCACTGCCATGAACGAGGTTTAG
- a CDS encoding TetR/AcrR family transcriptional regulator: protein MPIVSASELSRRRQEIIDAARTCFARYGYEGATVTRLEKATGKTRGAIFHHFGDKEALFLAIASEDAARQAEVVAENGLIEVMRHLLTNPEQNEWYATRAEILRRLRTDEDFEARWRSHQEVLENAVHARLERNSVMREDVSLDLLQTYLSTVMDGLISRMAAGEPVDKLERMLDFVEQSVRRPDAEL, encoded by the coding sequence ATGCCCATCGTCTCCGCCAGCGAGTTAAGCCGCCGACGCCAAGAAATTATCGACGCCGCACGTACCTGCTTCGCCCGCTACGGGTACGAGGGGGCGACCGTCACCCGATTGGAAAAAGCGACCGGCAAAACACGGGGCGCCATCTTCCACCATTTCGGCGACAAGGAGGCGCTATTCCTCGCGATCGCGAGCGAGGATGCGGCCCGGCAAGCCGAGGTCGTGGCCGAAAACGGCCTGATTGAGGTGATGCGACATCTGCTGACGAACCCGGAACAGAACGAGTGGTACGCTACCCGGGCAGAAATTCTCCGTCGATTGCGGACAGACGAGGATTTCGAGGCGCGGTGGCGCAGCCACCAAGAGGTCTTGGAAAACGCCGTCCACGCGCGCTTAGAACGTAACTCGGTGATGCGCGAGGACGTCTCCTTGGACCTGCTGCAGACCTATCTTTCGACAGTGATGGACGGGCTGATTTCGCGGATGGCGGCCGGGGAGCCCGTCGATAAACTTGAGCGCATGCTTGACTTCGTGGAACAGTCGGTGCGCCGACCCGATGCGGAACTATAG
- a CDS encoding NAD(P)H-binding protein has protein sequence MNRDSRILVLGAGGRVSALAVPLLVEQGHRVTGLVRDPRHEQPLIDAGASPLLRDLTATTVSEWVELLPSFETVVWSAGAGGGDAARTFAVDRDAAMTVVDALEQLGDQAPRLVMVSYAGAMHATAEDDGSSWYAYVESKKAVDKRLSASQLTHIILGPGALTDKPSTGIEFYRNSSRRDTPRELVAQVIAEVVGRASWDGLPNPLEFVGGAGSVSDL, from the coding sequence ATGAACCGCGACTCGCGCATCCTCGTCCTCGGTGCGGGCGGCAGAGTTAGCGCGCTCGCCGTGCCCCTACTAGTAGAACAAGGCCATCGGGTTACTGGGCTCGTTCGAGACCCCAGGCACGAGCAGCCGCTTATCGACGCCGGGGCGTCCCCTCTGCTTCGTGACCTAACGGCAACCACTGTCTCCGAGTGGGTCGAGCTCCTCCCCAGTTTCGAGACCGTTGTCTGGTCGGCGGGCGCCGGTGGGGGAGACGCGGCGCGCACCTTCGCGGTCGACCGTGATGCCGCGATGACGGTGGTTGACGCTTTGGAGCAGCTGGGCGATCAGGCGCCGCGGCTGGTCATGGTGTCCTACGCAGGGGCGATGCACGCGACCGCGGAGGACGACGGCAGTTCGTGGTACGCGTATGTGGAGAGCAAGAAAGCCGTCGACAAGCGATTGTCCGCGTCGCAGCTAACGCATATCATCCTCGGACCCGGCGCCTTGACCGATAAACCGTCGACGGGGATCGAGTTTTACCGAAACAGTTCCCGGCGCGACACGCCGCGGGAGCTCGTTGCGCAGGTCATCGCGGAGGTGGTCGGGCGCGCGTCGTGGGATGGCCTGCCGAATCCACTCGAGTTCGTCGGAGGGGCGGGGAGCGTCTCAGACCTCTAG
- a CDS encoding glutamine amidotransferase-related protein, with protein MPSFLLISLRNGEIGPAVAAAELHDVLESTGLGAADVEMRVIASVNDTVGPLDGFAGVIVGGSSLNITSPSYSPWQLHIHAQLSQVLSSGVPTFFVCFGISWLVDNLGGTVSHSAPEVSGPTVVNLTPAGREDPLLDGFPTTFQAFTGHTENPEVLPSPLEILATGPTCPTQIVRYGSNVWATQFHAEMDATAMKRRMDFYYDYGYFPLTEYDTIVSALPQIDVHWANTLLRRFTEFCR; from the coding sequence ATGCCCTCGTTTCTCCTGATTTCGCTTCGAAACGGGGAGATCGGACCAGCCGTAGCGGCCGCCGAGCTCCACGACGTCTTAGAATCCACGGGTCTGGGCGCAGCAGATGTGGAGATGCGTGTCATCGCCAGCGTCAACGACACGGTGGGCCCCCTCGACGGGTTTGCGGGTGTGATTGTGGGGGGCAGTTCGCTTAATATCACCTCCCCGAGTTACTCGCCCTGGCAGTTGCACATTCACGCCCAGCTTTCTCAGGTCCTCTCTAGCGGCGTTCCCACGTTTTTTGTCTGCTTTGGAATCAGCTGGCTTGTCGACAATCTGGGAGGAACCGTCAGCCATTCCGCCCCCGAGGTGTCTGGCCCCACGGTCGTTAATCTCACCCCGGCCGGCCGCGAAGACCCGCTCCTCGACGGGTTCCCCACCACGTTTCAGGCGTTCACGGGCCACACCGAGAATCCCGAGGTCCTACCATCGCCCCTCGAGATCCTGGCGACGGGTCCAACGTGCCCCACGCAGATTGTCCGGTACGGGAGCAACGTATGGGCGACCCAGTTTCACGCCGAGATGGACGCTACGGCGATGAAGAGGAGGATGGACTTCTACTACGACTACGGGTACTTCCCCCTGACGGAGTACGACACGATCGTCTCCGCACTCCCGCAGATCGACGTCCACTGGGCTAACACCCTGCTTCGCCGCTTCACCGAGTTTTGCCGCTAG